In Spirosoma pollinicola, the genomic window CGCATTCGCCAATAACTCCTGAAACGTTTGATACTTGTTTCCAGGGTTAAACAGCTGAGCTTGCATGAAAAACTCCTGGTAGGTTTCTTCAAAAACAAGCTTATCCCAGGGTTTCGCTGACGATAGATCAATAATCTTATAATACGCTAAACGAATCAGACCTTTCATCACTAGAGTCACTAAGTAGTCATGGGTGGTTAGTCATTGGTAAGTACACCTTTTGCCGTCGCTGGCTTAGGTGGCCGACTGACCACCCATGACCAACCGCCCATGACTACGAAGCGATGACAATACATCAAGCGTTGACGACGATTGTGTGCGTGAGGGTGTAGCCAGCCGTAATGCTGCCTGATACCGTTGCCAGCTCAGTGGTGAACCCATCACTGAACACGTTATCCCGTTCGTTCTTTGTGTCTTGTGCGCCTTTCGTATACCCCTGGGCTTGGGCCGTGGTGTAAACCGTATTGGTTATGTCATACGGGAAAGCAATCTGGGTTACCAGCAATGACTTTCCTGATGCATTATAAATGTGCACGTGAATATGGGGCGCCCGACCCGCATACCAACCTGGGAAAATCGACGTAAAACCAACCAGACCATTGGCGTCAGTCGTTTGCCGACCGCGCAGAAAGTCAACGCTTTGGAAGTTAACGCTTTGCATGCCGCTGCCCCCATACTCAGAATAGTAGCCATCTTTATCGCAATGCCAAACGTCCACGATTGCACCAGCCAGGGATGCGCAACTAGCGCTGGCATTCTTGATGGTGATGTTCATGGTCATCGGAATACCCGTCCGTCCGTCGGTAATGTCTTTCCGAATAAAATTGGCGGGCACCTTCGTAGGGAAAGGCCCCTCCGTTTCCGAAGGTGTAACCGAACAATCGCTGGCTGAACTCCCATTGGTCGAGCCCGATGAGGGGGTTGTACCGGAGTTCGTCCCGGTGGTGGCCGGGTCAATAGTTGTGTTGCTGCAGGCACTTAAGGCAGCTATACCCAACAGGCTACTAAATCCGCGCTTAAGAAATTCGTTGCGTTCCATTGTATGAAGAGAATACGGTTAGATTAATTGAATGAATTGTTGGTGATGGTTGCTTTGACGTCTTGCGTGGCGGCTTTAAACTC contains:
- a CDS encoding dioxygenase family protein; translated protein: MERNEFLKRGFSSLLGIAALSACSNTTIDPATTGTNSGTTPSSGSTNGSSASDCSVTPSETEGPFPTKVPANFIRKDITDGRTGIPMTMNITIKNASASCASLAGAIVDVWHCDKDGYYSEYGGSGMQSVNFQSVDFLRGRQTTDANGLVGFTSIFPGWYAGRAPHIHVHIYNASGKSLLVTQIAFPYDITNTVYTTAQAQGYTKGAQDTKNERDNVFSDGFTTELATVSGSITAGYTLTHTIVVNA